The following are encoded together in the Streptomyces sp. NBC_00341 genome:
- a CDS encoding beta-N-acetylglucosaminidase domain-containing protein, protein MRLRRRKQAAAVAVAVLGGLLSTGAPAAFAAPAPPGTPVTSTPDRTDDGALPTVWPRPQSIKASGSSVPLTGEVTLVADAQADPYAVAALREVLRDAGVRTVHESLPGRGPVIRFGGNGALDALRTLRAPERGDLPAGGYRIAAGHVAGRDTVAVDGLGDDGLFHAVQTLRQLIRGGSVAGATVRDWPSSAVRGMTEGFYGQPWTQTERLSQLGFMGRTKQNRYLYAAGDDPYRQARWRDPYPADRRADFRALAERAAAEHVTLGWAVAPGQSMCLSSDRDVKALTKKIDAMWALGVRAFQVQFQDVSYSEWHCSADADAFGDGPRAAARAQARVVSAVAQHLADRHPDAQPLSMMPTEFYQDGATDYRTELAKELDDRVQVAWTGVGVVPKTITGGELAGARATFRHPLVTMDNYPVNDYAQDRIFLGPYTGRDPAVAIGSAALLANAMEQPSASRIPLFTAADFAWNPKGYQPQESWQAAIDDLAGTDPGSRDALRALAGNSAASVLGGNESAYLKPLLAAFWKTHGGTDAGARDKAAARLRSAFTVMRETPQRLAGLADGRLDGEVRPWTEQLSRYGRAGELAVDLLQAQARGDGAAAWQASLALEPVSRSVKGSGATVGKGVLGPFLDRARKEADAWTGADRDNGTVTEAQGSYTVRLGRARPLAAVTATAVPGGGGTPADATVQAHVPGEGWHSLGALSSSGWTQTGGQGLRADAVRISWPTATPSVTGAPPLIIPPLAGAAPSAGTAPRVRSLVPWFGDEPAARLDLAHGATDAEIGGKPQRVEARLSPGRPAEVKGALTAKAPKGIKVRLPEQTTVQRGSRTAVPVEITVPADTPAGEYEVPFSFGAEETTLTVRAFPRTAGPDLLRTATASSSADETADFPASAASDGDPETRWSSPAEDGAWWQAELPAPARLGQVVLDWQDAYASRYRVQVSADGRTWRTAATVREGKGGHESVRMDAKDTRFIRIQGDGRATEYGYSLWSVQAYAVAE, encoded by the coding sequence ATGCGGCTCAGGCGCAGGAAGCAGGCGGCGGCGGTCGCCGTGGCCGTGCTCGGCGGGCTCCTCTCCACCGGAGCCCCGGCCGCCTTCGCCGCACCCGCGCCGCCCGGAACGCCCGTCACCAGTACCCCCGACCGCACGGACGACGGCGCGCTGCCCACCGTGTGGCCCCGGCCGCAGAGCATCAAGGCGTCCGGCTCCTCCGTCCCCCTGACCGGCGAGGTCACCCTGGTGGCCGACGCGCAGGCCGACCCGTACGCCGTCGCCGCGCTCCGCGAGGTGCTGCGCGACGCGGGCGTGCGGACCGTCCACGAATCCCTGCCGGGGCGCGGCCCCGTCATCCGGTTCGGCGGCAACGGCGCCCTGGACGCGCTGCGCACCCTGCGCGCCCCGGAGCGCGGCGATCTGCCCGCCGGCGGCTACCGGATCGCGGCCGGCCACGTCGCGGGCCGGGACACCGTCGCCGTGGACGGCCTGGGAGACGACGGGCTGTTCCACGCGGTGCAGACCCTGCGTCAGCTGATCCGGGGCGGCAGCGTCGCCGGGGCCACCGTCCGGGACTGGCCCTCCAGTGCCGTGCGCGGGATGACCGAGGGCTTCTACGGGCAGCCGTGGACCCAGACCGAACGCCTCTCCCAGCTCGGCTTCATGGGGCGTACCAAGCAGAACCGGTACCTCTACGCGGCGGGCGACGACCCCTACCGGCAGGCCCGCTGGCGCGACCCGTACCCCGCGGACCGGCGCGCCGACTTCCGCGCGCTCGCGGAGCGGGCCGCCGCCGAACACGTGACGCTCGGCTGGGCCGTGGCACCCGGCCAGTCGATGTGCCTGTCCTCCGACCGTGACGTGAAGGCGCTGACGAAGAAGATCGACGCGATGTGGGCGCTCGGGGTGCGGGCCTTCCAGGTGCAGTTCCAGGACGTCAGCTACAGCGAATGGCACTGCTCGGCCGACGCCGACGCCTTCGGTGACGGACCGCGGGCGGCGGCCAGGGCGCAGGCCCGCGTCGTGAGCGCGGTGGCCCAGCACCTCGCGGACCGCCATCCGGACGCGCAGCCGCTGTCGATGATGCCGACGGAGTTCTACCAGGACGGGGCGACCGACTACCGCACCGAACTCGCCAAGGAGCTCGACGACCGGGTGCAGGTCGCCTGGACCGGGGTCGGGGTGGTGCCGAAGACCATCACCGGCGGCGAGCTGGCCGGTGCCCGTGCCACGTTCCGCCATCCGTTGGTCACGATGGACAACTACCCGGTCAACGACTACGCGCAGGACCGGATCTTCCTCGGTCCGTACACCGGCCGCGACCCGGCGGTCGCCATCGGGTCCGCCGCGCTGCTGGCCAATGCGATGGAGCAGCCGTCCGCCTCCCGGATCCCGCTGTTCACCGCCGCCGACTTCGCCTGGAACCCGAAGGGGTACCAGCCGCAGGAGTCCTGGCAGGCGGCCATCGACGACCTCGCGGGCACGGACCCCGGCAGCCGGGACGCGCTGCGCGCCCTGGCCGGGAACAGCGCGGCCTCCGTGCTGGGCGGCAACGAATCGGCGTACCTGAAGCCGTTGCTCGCCGCGTTCTGGAAGACCCATGGCGGGACGGACGCCGGGGCGCGCGACAAGGCGGCGGCCCGGCTGCGTTCCGCGTTCACCGTGATGCGCGAGACCCCGCAGCGGCTGGCCGGGCTCGCGGACGGGCGGCTCGACGGCGAGGTGCGGCCGTGGACCGAGCAGTTGTCCCGGTACGGCAGGGCGGGCGAGCTGGCCGTCGATCTGCTCCAGGCCCAGGCACGCGGCGACGGGGCGGCCGCCTGGCAGGCGTCGCTGGCCCTGGAGCCGGTGAGCAGGTCCGTGAAGGGGAGCGGCGCGACGGTCGGCAAGGGGGTGCTCGGCCCGTTCCTGGACCGGGCGCGCAAGGAGGCCGACGCCTGGACCGGGGCGGACCGCGACAACGGCACGGTGACCGAGGCGCAGGGCAGCTACACGGTGCGCCTGGGCCGGGCCCGTCCGCTGGCGGCCGTCACCGCGACGGCCGTGCCGGGCGGCGGCGGCACCCCGGCGGACGCGACGGTCCAGGCCCATGTGCCCGGCGAGGGCTGGCACAGCCTCGGCGCGCTCTCGTCGAGCGGCTGGACCCAGACCGGGGGCCAGGGCCTGCGGGCCGACGCGGTCCGGATCAGCTGGCCGACCGCCACCCCGTCGGTCACCGGCGCACCGCCGCTGATCATCCCGCCGCTCGCGGGCGCGGCCCCGTCGGCGGGAACGGCGCCCCGGGTGCGCTCGCTGGTGCCGTGGTTCGGCGACGAGCCGGCGGCCCGGCTCGACCTCGCGCACGGCGCGACGGACGCGGAGATCGGCGGCAAGCCGCAGCGGGTCGAGGCGCGGCTCTCGCCCGGCCGTCCGGCCGAGGTGAAGGGCGCGCTCACCGCGAAGGCCCCCAAGGGCATCAAGGTGCGGCTGCCAGAGCAGACGACCGTCCAGCGCGGTTCCCGTACGGCCGTGCCCGTGGAGATCACCGTGCCCGCGGACACCCCGGCGGGCGAGTACGAGGTGCCGTTCTCCTTCGGCGCGGAGGAGACCACCCTGACCGTCCGGGCCTTCCCGCGCACCGCGGGCCCCGATCTGCTGCGCACGGCCACCGCCTCCTCCTCCGCCGACGAGACGGCAGACTTCCCCGCGTCCGCCGCGTCGGACGGCGACCCGGAGACCCGCTGGTCCTCCCCCGCCGAGGACGGCGCCTGGTGGCAGGCCGAACTGCCCGCCCCGGCCCGGCTCGGGCAGGTGGTGCTGGACTGGCAGGACGCCTACGCCTCCCGCTACCGCGTACAGGTCTCCGCGGACGGCCGCACCTGGCGCACCGCGGCCACCGTCCGGGAGGGAAAGGGCGGCCACGAGTCGGTCCGGATGGACGCGAAGGACACCCGGTTCATCAGGATCCAGGGCGACGGGCGGGCCACCGAGTACGGCTACTCGCTCTGGTCGGTCCAGGCGTACGCCGTCGCGGAGTAG
- a CDS encoding PadR family transcriptional regulator, giving the protein MSIRHVLLGLLAGGSNHGYELKRRYDELFPQARPLAYGQVYTTLQRLVRDGLASVEGTDSDGGPERTLYRSTDEGARELAHWAGETAPPAPFVTNEIFAKVVTSILVAAAAGGDRTADAAAYLQAQRAAHMARMHELTQLKTTPGAGLSTVLSADYALNHLDADVRWMATTATRLATLTTEVQPT; this is encoded by the coding sequence ATGAGCATCCGCCACGTCCTCCTCGGACTGCTTGCCGGGGGTTCCAACCATGGGTACGAGCTGAAGCGGCGGTACGACGAACTCTTCCCGCAGGCCCGCCCCCTGGCGTACGGCCAGGTCTACACAACGCTGCAACGCCTGGTGCGGGACGGACTGGCCTCGGTCGAGGGGACCGATTCCGACGGCGGTCCCGAGCGCACCCTCTACCGGTCCACGGACGAGGGCGCGCGCGAGCTCGCCCACTGGGCCGGCGAGACCGCGCCGCCCGCGCCCTTCGTGACGAACGAGATCTTCGCCAAGGTCGTCACCTCGATCCTCGTCGCGGCCGCCGCCGGCGGTGACCGCACCGCGGACGCGGCCGCCTACCTCCAGGCCCAGCGCGCCGCGCACATGGCGCGGATGCACGAACTGACCCAGCTCAAGACCACGCCCGGGGCCGGCCTCAGCACGGTCCTCTCGGCCGACTACGCCCTGAACCATCTGGACGCCGACGTCCGGTGGATGGCCACCACGGCGACCCGCCTCGCCACCCTGACCACGGAGGTCCAGCCGACATGA
- a CDS encoding ABC transporter ATP-binding protein: MSSRADRPTAPAPLITATGLTKRYGRTEALRGASVELRAGEILAVTGASGSGKSTLLHCLAGIVRPDEGTVGYGDEQLGLVPEARLSELRRTDFGVVFQFGQLIPELTALDNVALPLLLAGTGRAEAHRNADSWLERFGVRGQAELRPGELSGGQSQRVALARALITGPKAVFADEPTGALDSLAGEQVMTALVHATRESGTAVLLITHDAQIAAYADREVWLRDGAVHSGATRFTVREAARHED; encoded by the coding sequence ATGAGCAGCAGAGCCGACCGGCCCACGGCACCGGCGCCACTGATCACCGCCACCGGACTGACGAAACGGTACGGACGGACGGAGGCGCTGCGCGGCGCCTCGGTCGAACTCCGCGCCGGCGAGATCCTCGCCGTCACCGGTGCCAGCGGCAGCGGGAAGTCCACGCTGCTGCACTGCCTCGCGGGCATCGTCCGCCCCGACGAGGGCACGGTCGGCTACGGGGACGAGCAGCTCGGCCTGGTGCCGGAGGCGCGCCTCAGCGAGCTGCGGCGTACCGACTTCGGCGTGGTGTTCCAGTTCGGGCAGCTGATCCCCGAGCTCACCGCGCTCGACAACGTGGCGCTGCCCCTCCTGCTCGCGGGAACCGGCCGCGCCGAGGCGCACCGGAACGCGGACTCCTGGCTGGAGCGCTTCGGCGTGCGCGGGCAGGCGGAGCTGCGGCCCGGCGAGCTGAGCGGCGGCCAGAGCCAGCGGGTCGCGCTGGCACGGGCCCTGATCACCGGCCCGAAGGCCGTCTTCGCGGACGAGCCGACCGGCGCCCTGGACTCCCTCGCCGGCGAACAGGTGATGACCGCTCTGGTGCACGCCACCCGCGAGTCCGGCACCGCGGTGCTGCTCATCACCCACGACGCGCAGATCGCCGCGTACGCGGACCGGGAGGTGTGGCTGCGCGACGGGGCCGTCCACTCCGGCGCGACCCGGTTCACCGTCCGGGAGGCGGCCCGCCATGAGGACTGA
- a CDS encoding FtsX-like permease family protein: MRTDARIAWTLVLGSDRREWWRIALTSAGALLATGLALAAVTVSSVSGQASIAFGHGLLNQPGQRTGVVATLVLLLVPVFGFLGQCARIGAVHRDRRTAALRLAGASPRQVRRIAALESGPACLVGALASCAVFAAVLAGSGRTPPPSAWAGYVVVVLGVPVVAALVSGFALRKVIAAPLGRLRRAQAEPGRRTALALLLPGVVLAAAALLLFAADGRSDVGPLLPLVVSLVLLSSAGALWTAGASAAFMGRRLTAGARSPAALIAAGRLRQDPWAAARTHAALLLVTVVGTGFVGVREVMLAALRERGGYTQVDLDFYTTGLDLTGAAVLVALFVGLCGLAVGAAESLATRRRGLAAQAAAGVLRAVLTRALLLETALPLAPATLLAGIGGMTVYLSYATLVAPGSFPSMLPLLVPVTVYAACLLAAATSLPLLRRMARPAELRFT, encoded by the coding sequence ATGAGGACTGACGCACGCATCGCCTGGACCCTGGTCCTCGGTTCCGACCGCCGCGAGTGGTGGCGGATCGCGCTCACCTCGGCCGGCGCGCTGCTCGCCACCGGCCTGGCCCTCGCGGCGGTCACGGTCTCCTCGGTCTCCGGGCAGGCGTCCATCGCGTTCGGACACGGCCTGCTGAACCAGCCCGGCCAGCGCACGGGTGTGGTGGCGACCCTGGTGCTCCTGCTCGTCCCGGTGTTCGGCTTCCTGGGCCAGTGCGCCCGGATCGGCGCCGTCCACCGGGACCGGCGGACGGCCGCGCTGCGGCTCGCCGGGGCGTCACCCCGGCAGGTGCGGCGTATCGCCGCTCTGGAGTCCGGGCCGGCGTGCCTGGTGGGCGCGCTCGCCTCCTGCGCCGTGTTCGCCGCGGTACTCGCCGGCTCCGGCCGTACGCCGCCGCCCTCGGCCTGGGCCGGCTACGTGGTGGTCGTGCTCGGCGTGCCGGTGGTCGCCGCGCTGGTGAGCGGGTTCGCGCTGCGCAAGGTGATCGCGGCACCGCTGGGCCGACTGCGCCGGGCACAGGCGGAGCCCGGCCGGCGGACGGCGCTCGCGCTCCTGCTTCCGGGGGTCGTGCTCGCCGCGGCGGCCCTTCTCCTCTTCGCCGCGGACGGCCGTTCCGACGTCGGCCCACTGCTGCCGCTGGTGGTCTCCCTGGTGCTCCTCTCGTCCGCGGGCGCGCTCTGGACGGCCGGGGCCTCGGCCGCCTTCATGGGCCGCCGTCTGACGGCCGGCGCGAGGAGCCCCGCGGCACTGATCGCCGCCGGCCGGCTGCGTCAGGACCCGTGGGCCGCCGCGCGCACCCACGCCGCGCTGCTGCTGGTGACCGTCGTCGGCACGGGCTTCGTGGGAGTACGGGAGGTCATGCTCGCCGCTCTGCGCGAGCGGGGCGGCTACACGCAAGTGGATCTGGACTTCTACACCACCGGCCTCGACCTCACCGGGGCAGCCGTTCTGGTGGCCCTCTTCGTCGGGCTCTGCGGTCTGGCCGTGGGCGCCGCGGAGTCCCTCGCCACCCGCCGCCGGGGGCTCGCCGCGCAGGCCGCGGCCGGGGTGCTGCGAGCGGTGCTGACCAGGGCGCTGCTCCTGGAGACCGCGCTGCCGCTGGCCCCGGCGACGCTGCTGGCGGGCATCGGCGGCATGACGGTGTACCTCTCGTACGCCACCCTCGTCGCCCCGGGCAGCTTCCCGTCGATGCTCCCGCTCCTGGTGCCCGTGACGGTGTACGCCGCCTGCCTGCTGGCCGCCGCGACGTCACTGCCGCTGCTGCGGCGCATGGCGCGCCCCGCGGAGCTGCGGTTCACCTAG
- a CDS encoding HNH endonuclease, giving the protein MPHVLVLNASYEPLGVVPLRRALVLVLESKAICLEETGALMHSATRAVPAPSVVRLKRFVRVPYRGPVPLTRRALFARDGGRCMYCGAAATSVDHVIPRSRGGQHAWENVVAACRRCNHVKADRHLPELGWRLHQPPAPPTGLAWRIIGTGHRDPRWLPYLQPFGADDAMARIDGISA; this is encoded by the coding sequence GTGCCGCACGTCCTGGTTCTCAACGCGTCGTACGAGCCGCTCGGCGTCGTACCGCTCCGCCGCGCGCTCGTCCTCGTCCTGGAGAGCAAGGCCATCTGCCTCGAGGAGACCGGCGCCCTCATGCACAGTGCCACCCGTGCCGTTCCGGCCCCCAGCGTCGTCCGCCTGAAGCGGTTCGTGCGCGTCCCCTACCGGGGCCCCGTTCCGCTGACCCGCCGGGCGCTCTTCGCCAGGGACGGCGGGCGCTGCATGTACTGCGGCGCCGCCGCGACCAGCGTCGACCACGTCATTCCGCGCAGCCGGGGCGGGCAGCACGCCTGGGAGAACGTGGTGGCGGCCTGCCGCCGCTGCAACCACGTCAAGGCCGACCGTCATCTGCCCGAGCTCGGCTGGCGGCTCCACCAGCCGCCCGCCCCGCCGACCGGACTCGCCTGGCGGATCATCGGCACGGGCCACCGCGACCCCCGCTGGCTGCCCTATCTGCAGCCGTTCGGAGCGGACGACGCGATGGCCCGGATCGACGGAATCTCCGCCTGA